From Paenibacillus graminis, a single genomic window includes:
- the cysE gene encoding serine O-acetyltransferase, giving the protein MFKHIKSDIRAVFDNDPAARSWFEVVFTYAGLHAIWAHRIAHSFYKRRWFTLARIVSQVSRFMTGVEIHPGATIGSRLFIDHGMGIVIGETCEIGDDVIIYQGVTLGGTGKEKGKRHPTVGNNVVIGSGAKVLGSFQIGDNCNIGSNAVVLREVPSNSTVVGNPGRVVKRNGERVSDRLDHTKMPDPLVDSLRFLQKEIEEIREQLGTEDKQKKEQRRLESQQYIGDYEI; this is encoded by the coding sequence ATGTTTAAGCATATCAAGTCGGACATTCGGGCAGTATTCGACAACGATCCTGCAGCCCGCAGCTGGTTTGAGGTTGTCTTCACTTACGCCGGACTTCATGCGATTTGGGCACACCGGATAGCCCACTCTTTTTATAAGCGGCGATGGTTTACACTTGCGCGTATCGTTTCCCAGGTCAGCAGATTCATGACTGGTGTTGAAATTCATCCGGGGGCAACGATCGGCAGCCGCCTGTTCATTGACCATGGAATGGGTATTGTAATCGGAGAGACCTGTGAAATCGGTGATGATGTGATTATCTATCAGGGAGTTACGCTAGGGGGAACAGGGAAAGAAAAAGGAAAACGTCATCCGACCGTAGGCAACAACGTTGTCATTGGCTCCGGTGCAAAAGTACTGGGATCGTTCCAGATCGGCGATAATTGCAATATCGGTTCCAACGCGGTTGTTCTCCGTGAGGTGCCAAGCAATAGTACGGTGGTAGGCAACCCCGGACGGGTGGTCAAGCGCAATGGGGAACGGGTATCCGACAGGCTCGACCATACCAAGATGCCGGACCCGCTTGTCGATTCCCTCCGTTTCCTGCAAAAAGAGATCGAGGAGATCAGGGAGCAGCTCGGTACGGAAGACAAGCAAAAAAAAGAGCAGCGCCGGCTGGAAAGCCAGCAGTATATCGGTGATTACGAAATTTAA
- a CDS encoding PIN/TRAM domain-containing protein: MWKKLTLMLAALCGAWSGYTLYHAAERGFPAGMDKLGDSLPVQGSLLFAVLGAIIFLFAGTLCAEWGGSKLRETVQYYSHIPMNELAAGAAGLTGGLLLSLLLYPAMAWLGKAGELLQVAATLTFGYVGLRIGLEKKDELASLWTTGRWGQAPEPEGRGLEEHKILDTSVIIDGRIADICKTGFIEGTIVIPEFVLEELQHIADSSDLLKRNRGRRGLDILNKIQKELDVKVLIYEGDFEEISEVDSKLVKLAKVLRGKVVTNDFNLNKVCELQGVSVLNINDLANAVKPVVLPGEEIIVQVIKDGKEHGQGVAYLDDGTMIVVEGGREYIGTTMEVLVTSVLQTSAGRMIFAKPKLMEKAQ, translated from the coding sequence ATGTGGAAAAAATTAACTTTAATGCTTGCCGCATTATGCGGAGCTTGGTCAGGGTATACGCTATACCATGCGGCAGAAAGAGGATTCCCGGCAGGAATGGATAAACTGGGAGACAGCTTGCCCGTGCAGGGCAGTCTTTTGTTTGCGGTGCTGGGTGCCATTATTTTTTTGTTTGCGGGGACTTTATGTGCGGAATGGGGAGGTTCGAAACTGCGGGAAACGGTGCAGTATTATTCGCACATACCGATGAATGAATTGGCTGCAGGTGCTGCTGGGCTTACGGGAGGGCTTCTGTTATCTCTGCTGTTGTATCCTGCAATGGCCTGGCTTGGAAAGGCAGGAGAACTGCTTCAGGTGGCTGCTACGCTTACGTTCGGGTATGTGGGGCTGCGGATTGGGCTGGAAAAGAAAGATGAGCTGGCTTCGCTGTGGACAACCGGCCGCTGGGGACAAGCACCGGAGCCGGAAGGCCGCGGGTTGGAGGAACATAAAATTCTGGATACAAGCGTCATTATTGACGGACGGATTGCCGATATCTGCAAAACAGGATTTATTGAGGGGACCATCGTGATTCCGGAATTCGTTCTGGAGGAGCTGCAGCATATTGCCGATTCTTCGGATCTGCTGAAACGCAACCGCGGACGGCGCGGGCTGGATATCCTGAATAAAATTCAAAAAGAGCTGGATGTGAAAGTCCTGATCTACGAAGGTGATTTTGAAGAAATCTCCGAAGTGGACAGCAAGCTGGTCAAGCTGGCAAAAGTGCTGCGCGGCAAGGTGGTAACCAATGATTTTAACCTGAATAAAGTATGTGAACTCCAGGGAGTGTCCGTTCTTAATATTAATGATCTGGCCAATGCGGTGAAGCCGGTGGTTCTCCCTGGTGAAGAGATTATCGTGCAAGTGATCAAAGACGGCAAGGAGCATGGGCAAGGCGTTGCTTATTTGGATGACGGAACCATGATTGTGGTTGAGGGCGGACGTGAATATATCGGTACAACTATGGAAGTTCTGGTAACCAGCGTGCTGCAAACTTCAGCGGGACGCATGATCTTTGCCAAGCCAAAACTGATGGAAAAAGCGCAATAA
- the ispD gene encoding 2-C-methyl-D-erythritol 4-phosphate cytidylyltransferase translates to MSNSVGAVIVAAGRGTRMGTVESKQYLLLQGKPIIVHTLEVFQRHPLISEIVLVTGKEDVDRCREWVKTYRLNKVISVVTGGSERQHSVHVGLRHLKTTWVMVHDGVRPFVQIDEITACYEHAKEIGASVLAVPVKDTIKQVDEAGKVLSTPDRRSLWAIQTPQTFRLSELLVAYESAERDGFLGTDDSSLAERSGIPVAVVEGSYANIKITTPEDLDFAEFTQRSRGEVQT, encoded by the coding sequence ATGTCAAACAGTGTAGGCGCCGTGATCGTGGCGGCAGGCAGAGGAACAAGAATGGGGACTGTGGAGAGCAAGCAGTACTTGCTGCTGCAGGGGAAACCTATTATCGTGCATACCCTGGAGGTATTTCAGCGGCATCCGCTGATCTCTGAGATTGTACTGGTTACGGGTAAAGAAGATGTGGACCGCTGCCGGGAATGGGTTAAGACCTACAGACTCAACAAAGTGATATCTGTAGTAACCGGGGGCTCCGAACGCCAACATTCTGTGCATGTGGGGCTGAGACACCTTAAGACAACCTGGGTAATGGTGCATGATGGGGTCCGTCCGTTTGTGCAGATCGACGAAATCACAGCCTGCTACGAGCATGCCAAGGAGATTGGTGCCTCAGTGCTTGCTGTACCGGTAAAAGATACGATCAAACAGGTGGACGAGGCAGGCAAAGTGCTGTCCACCCCGGATCGGCGAAGTCTGTGGGCGATTCAGACCCCGCAGACTTTTCGTCTGTCCGAACTGCTTGTGGCGTATGAGTCGGCAGAGCGTGACGGATTTCTCGGCACCGATGATTCCAGTCTCGCGGAGCGCAGCGGTATTCCGGTTGCTGTTGTGGAGGGGAGTTACGCCAACATTAAGATCACCACACCGGAGGATCTTGATTTCGCAGAATTTACACAAAGAAGCAGGGGAGAGGTACAAACATGA
- a CDS encoding NYN domain-containing protein → MADWRDILLVDGYNMIGGWPDLAELSLSGMQGARDRLLDMLADYQAFSGLRVIAVFDAYRVPGLGRSFVQGKVQVFFTKEKETADECIERLVGEFSHRRRQIYVATSDFVEQHVIFAQGALRLSARELRLEIEESQKQVKKVIEPGNISSTRHSLEDKLPPETRRRLEDWRRQ, encoded by the coding sequence ATGGCCGACTGGCGCGATATTCTGCTTGTGGATGGATACAACATGATTGGCGGCTGGCCCGATCTTGCCGAATTGTCACTCTCAGGAATGCAGGGAGCGCGGGACAGGCTGCTGGATATGCTGGCAGATTATCAGGCGTTTTCCGGGCTGCGCGTCATTGCCGTATTCGATGCTTACCGTGTGCCGGGCCTGGGCAGGTCTTTTGTGCAGGGGAAAGTGCAGGTGTTTTTCACCAAGGAAAAAGAAACGGCGGATGAATGCATTGAGCGGCTGGTTGGTGAGTTCAGTCACCGCAGACGGCAGATTTACGTGGCCACCAGTGATTTTGTAGAGCAGCATGTCATCTTTGCTCAAGGAGCATTGCGGCTGTCGGCCAGGGAGCTGCGGCTTGAAATCGAAGAGAGTCAGAAGCAGGTCAAAAAGGTGATCGAGCCCGGAAACATCAGCTCCACAAGGCATTCGCTGGAAGACAAACTGCCGCCAGAGACCCGCAGACGTCTAGAAGACTGGCGGCGTCAGTAA
- the cysS gene encoding cysteine--tRNA ligase, with amino-acid sequence MALQIYNTMTRSKETFVPQESGKVKMYVCGPTVYGYMHIGNARPVIVFDMVRNYLEQIGNEVNYVTNFTDVDDKLIRKAEEMKTTVAEVAEIFIAAYQEDLAGLGVKSATMNPRVTQSMELIIEFIKELEDKGYAYENGGDVYYRTAKFADYGKLSRQNLDELQFGIRVEVDSRKEKPEDFVLWKAAKPGEVHWHSPWGEGRPGWHIECSAMAREFLGDTIDIHGGGQDLQFPHHECECAQTEALTGKPLSNYWMHNGFINIGDEKMSKSLGNGLLVKDIRQRFKAGAIRYFMLSTHYRNPLNFTEESMLSAEKSAERIALAERNVKHRLELDPQGATGQASGQITERLAAIVANFHAKMQDDFNTPDAITAMFDWVSLANNTLANPEALPANFSALLQAFAEMNAVLRLTTETEEEVAGEEVERLIAERAEARKNKNWGRSDEIRDQLNAMGILLEDTPQGMRWRRK; translated from the coding sequence ATGGCTTTGCAGATCTATAACACAATGACACGCAGCAAGGAAACATTTGTTCCGCAGGAATCAGGGAAGGTGAAGATGTACGTATGCGGACCCACCGTATATGGCTACATGCATATCGGAAATGCCCGACCCGTGATTGTTTTTGACATGGTCCGGAATTACCTGGAGCAAATAGGGAACGAAGTGAATTATGTGACCAACTTCACGGATGTGGATGACAAGCTGATCCGCAAGGCCGAGGAGATGAAGACTACAGTAGCTGAGGTTGCGGAGATTTTTATCGCTGCCTATCAGGAAGATCTTGCGGGGCTTGGCGTAAAATCAGCGACGATGAACCCGCGTGTTACTCAGAGCATGGAGCTGATTATTGAATTCATCAAGGAGCTTGAAGATAAAGGCTATGCCTATGAGAATGGCGGTGACGTCTACTACCGCACAGCCAAATTTGCCGATTATGGTAAGCTGTCCCGCCAGAATCTGGATGAGCTGCAGTTCGGCATCCGGGTGGAAGTGGATTCACGCAAAGAAAAACCCGAGGATTTTGTCCTCTGGAAGGCAGCTAAGCCTGGAGAAGTCCACTGGCACAGCCCATGGGGAGAAGGCCGTCCCGGCTGGCATATTGAGTGCTCGGCCATGGCCCGTGAATTTCTTGGCGATACTATTGATATTCATGGCGGCGGACAGGATCTGCAGTTCCCGCACCATGAATGCGAATGCGCCCAGACGGAAGCATTGACCGGCAAACCGCTCTCCAACTACTGGATGCATAACGGGTTCATTAATATCGGTGACGAAAAAATGTCGAAATCGCTCGGCAACGGTCTGCTGGTGAAAGATATCCGCCAGCGCTTCAAAGCGGGGGCCATCCGTTATTTTATGCTCTCCACCCACTACCGCAATCCGCTGAATTTCACTGAAGAATCCATGCTGTCCGCAGAAAAAAGCGCGGAGCGCATCGCACTCGCGGAGCGCAATGTTAAGCACCGTCTTGAGCTTGATCCACAAGGGGCCACAGGCCAGGCGAGCGGACAGATCACGGAGCGTTTGGCCGCAATTGTAGCCAACTTCCATGCCAAAATGCAGGATGACTTCAACACTCCGGATGCTATTACGGCCATGTTTGACTGGGTAAGCCTTGCGAATAATACACTTGCGAATCCAGAAGCACTGCCCGCAAATTTCTCGGCACTGCTGCAGGCTTTTGCCGAGATGAACGCAGTGCTGCGCCTGACCACGGAGACAGAGGAAGAGGTTGCCGGCGAGGAAGTGGAGAGGCTGATCGCTGAACGGGCCGAAGCGCGCAAGAATAAAAACTGGGGACGCTCCGATGAGATCCGCGATCAGCTGAATGCTATGGGTATTCTGCTTGAAGATACTCCGCAAGGAATGCGGTGGCGGCGGAAATGA
- the pssA gene encoding CDP-diacylglycerol--serine O-phosphatidyltransferase: protein MIQKSIPSLFTIGNLMLGMFGIMMAFDGKLSMAAIMVIIAMLLDGLDGRVARALKCESEFGKELDSLSDVVSFGVAPALIMYITSLQDLNSALGWTVTAIFPVFGALRLARFNVRPGIPGYFVGLPIPAAGGVLATLALFHKDVSAPFMIVATLLLSYLMVSTVKYPNFKKVGLPKKAVVGSPVVIVIAVAVAVIFPEQISKVIFVLLALYALYGFKQNIDRLTARRRHRRRRRAEDKVYQSKNG, encoded by the coding sequence ATGATACAAAAATCAATTCCGAGTTTATTTACCATTGGTAACCTAATGCTTGGAATGTTTGGTATCATGATGGCGTTTGACGGTAAACTGAGCATGGCCGCTATCATGGTGATTATCGCTATGCTGTTAGACGGGCTGGACGGTCGTGTTGCGCGTGCGCTGAAATGCGAAAGTGAATTTGGCAAGGAGCTGGACTCTTTATCCGATGTCGTTTCGTTTGGAGTAGCGCCGGCTCTAATCATGTATATTACAAGCTTGCAGGATTTGAATTCTGCATTAGGCTGGACCGTAACGGCAATTTTTCCGGTATTCGGTGCGCTGCGTTTGGCCCGTTTCAATGTCCGCCCCGGCATTCCGGGATATTTTGTAGGGCTTCCGATTCCGGCTGCGGGCGGGGTGCTGGCTACACTGGCGCTCTTTCATAAAGATGTATCGGCTCCATTTATGATTGTGGCTACGCTGTTGTTGTCCTATCTCATGGTCAGCACGGTTAAATATCCGAATTTCAAAAAGGTTGGCTTGCCCAAAAAGGCAGTGGTAGGCTCCCCTGTAGTTATTGTGATCGCGGTTGCGGTTGCCGTGATTTTTCCGGAGCAAATCTCCAAGGTGATTTTTGTACTGCTTGCGTTATATGCGCTGTATGGATTTAAGCAAAATATCGACCGGTTGACGGCTCGCCGCCGCCACCGCCGCAGACGCCGCGCAGAAGATAAAGTATATCAATCCAAAAATGGATAA
- a CDS encoding Mini-ribonuclease 3, giving the protein MSGPFNLESAWFPYEPSKPARLLSPLVLAYAGDAIYEVAVRQYLISLPNLRPNHLHRTATGLVSAKAQSTILAYLEPKLTDEEKDVARQGRNAKSGTIPKNADVLEYRHATAFECLIGHLYYTGQQARIRELVDSSIQFMMNRPK; this is encoded by the coding sequence ATGAGCGGGCCGTTTAATCTGGAGAGTGCCTGGTTTCCCTATGAGCCCTCCAAGCCGGCCCGGCTGCTCTCTCCGCTCGTATTGGCATATGCCGGAGATGCTATCTATGAAGTGGCGGTACGCCAGTATTTAATCTCGCTGCCGAATCTCCGCCCGAATCATTTGCACCGAACAGCGACAGGGCTGGTCTCGGCCAAAGCGCAAAGCACGATCCTGGCCTATCTGGAGCCAAAGCTTACCGATGAGGAGAAGGATGTCGCCCGGCAAGGAAGAAATGCCAAATCGGGAACCATTCCCAAGAATGCGGATGTGCTGGAGTACCGGCATGCTACTGCTTTTGAATGCCTGATCGGTCATTTGTATTACACAGGCCAGCAGGCCAGAATCCGGGAGCTTGTTGACAGCAGCATACAATTCATGATGAATCGGCCTAAGTAA
- the rlmB gene encoding 23S rRNA (guanosine(2251)-2'-O)-methyltransferase RlmB, with product MEELKTEEEVLAGKHSVLEALRAGRTLNKIWIAETAQKHLTAPIIAEARKAGIVIQHVDKRKLDQLAPGVQHQGVVAQAAPFAYAEVADILAAAEAKGEPPFLLLLDEIEDPHNLGSILRTADCTGVHGVIVPKRRSAQITATVSKTSAGAVEYVPVARVTNLGQTIDRLKELGVWVVGTDVDTDQNLYASDIFTGPVAVVIGNENKGMGRLIREKCDVLLKLPMAGKINSLNASVAAGVIMYEVLRRRHQQG from the coding sequence ATGGAAGAATTGAAAACAGAAGAGGAAGTATTGGCCGGCAAGCATTCAGTGCTTGAAGCGCTTCGTGCCGGCCGTACACTCAATAAGATTTGGATCGCCGAAACGGCGCAAAAGCATCTGACCGCACCCATTATTGCCGAAGCGCGCAAAGCGGGAATTGTGATTCAGCATGTGGACAAAAGAAAGCTGGACCAGCTTGCACCCGGAGTACAGCATCAAGGGGTAGTTGCACAGGCTGCACCTTTTGCGTATGCAGAGGTTGCGGATATTCTGGCAGCGGCAGAAGCCAAGGGAGAACCTCCTTTTCTGCTTTTGCTGGACGAAATTGAAGACCCCCATAACCTGGGTTCTATTCTGCGGACCGCCGATTGCACGGGTGTGCATGGAGTTATTGTTCCAAAGAGACGGTCAGCGCAGATTACAGCAACTGTGTCCAAAACCTCTGCAGGAGCTGTTGAATATGTGCCCGTCGCACGTGTAACCAACCTTGGGCAGACCATTGACCGCCTCAAAGAGCTGGGAGTCTGGGTAGTAGGAACCGACGTGGATACCGATCAGAATCTGTATGCATCGGATATATTTACAGGTCCGGTAGCGGTGGTAATCGGGAACGAGAATAAAGGGATGGGCCGTCTGATCCGGGAGAAATGCGATGTTCTGCTGAAGCTGCCTATGGCCGGTAAAATCAATTCGTTAAATGCTTCGGTCGCTGCGGGCGTCATCATGTACGAGGTGCTGCGCCGCCGGCATCAGCAAGGATAG
- the sigH gene encoding RNA polymerase sporulation sigma factor SigH codes for MSVDLKEIMLSEYDFISDEEIVEIFRGGDSGALEHLINKYRNFVRAKARSYFLIGADREDIVQEGMIGLYKAIRDFKGDKLSSFKAFAELCITRQIITAIKTATRQKHIPLNSYVSLDKPIYDEDSDRTLMDVICGTQVLDPEELIINQEEFIGLEDKMAEILSDLERKVLMLYLDGRSYQEIAEDLKRHVKSIDNALQRVKRKLERYLEVRDN; via the coding sequence GTGAGTGTCGACCTCAAGGAAATAATGCTGTCCGAGTATGATTTCATAAGTGATGAAGAAATTGTCGAGATCTTCCGTGGTGGCGATAGTGGCGCATTGGAGCATCTGATTAACAAGTACCGTAATTTTGTCCGAGCCAAGGCCCGTTCATATTTTTTGATTGGGGCAGACCGTGAAGATATTGTCCAGGAAGGCATGATTGGCCTATATAAGGCAATTCGTGACTTTAAGGGCGACAAGCTTTCTTCATTCAAGGCTTTTGCGGAACTCTGTATTACCCGACAGATTATAACTGCCATTAAGACGGCTACCCGGCAGAAGCATATTCCGCTGAATTCCTATGTTTCTTTGGACAAGCCGATCTATGATGAGGATTCCGACCGGACCCTGATGGATGTCATTTGCGGAACCCAGGTGCTGGATCCCGAAGAGCTCATTATCAACCAGGAGGAGTTCATCGGTCTGGAAGATAAGATGGCGGAAATTCTGAGTGATCTGGAACGTAAGGTTCTGATGCTCTATCTGGATGGACGGTCCTATCAGGAGATTGCAGAGGATTTGAAGCGGCATGTGAAATCGATTGACAACGCCTTGCAGCGAGTGAAACGTAAATTGGAAAGATATCTGGAAGTGCGTGACAATTGA
- the rpmG gene encoding 50S ribosomal protein L33 produces the protein MRVIITLACTSCKQRNYATTKNKRNHPDRLEMKKFCKFCNEQTPHRETR, from the coding sequence ATGCGGGTAATTATCACTTTGGCTTGTACAAGTTGCAAACAAAGAAACTATGCGACAACCAAAAACAAGCGAAATCACCCCGACCGCTTGGAGATGAAGAAATTTTGCAAGTTCTGTAACGAGCAAACTCCTCATCGCGAAACCAGATAG
- the disA gene encoding DNA integrity scanning diadenylate cyclase DisA, with protein sequence MKELENMNDLLRMAAPGTPFREGLENVLRAKTGALIVVGYSPEVMEVVDGGFSINCDFSPNYLYELAKMDGAIILSEDLKRILYANTQLIPDSSISSIETGIRHRTAERVAKQTGKLVVSISQRRNIITLYQGSIRYALKEIGSILAKANQAIQTLEKYRAVLTQSLTNLSASEYEGIVTVAEVVGVIQRVEMVLRIKMEIKRYINELGNEGRLISMQMEELVGNTEEEAWLLYRDYAREEQEDKIREIIAGLKRTSDDDLMDDNHIARLLGYSSTAISSEEVVTPRGYRLLNKIPRLPNVIIHNLVERFEMLPNLMTASIAELDEVDGIGEVRARNIQDGLKRLQKQVLIDRQM encoded by the coding sequence ATGAAGGAATTAGAAAATATGAATGATCTGCTCAGAATGGCGGCGCCGGGAACACCCTTCCGGGAAGGCCTGGAGAATGTGCTTCGGGCGAAGACAGGCGCGCTTATTGTTGTCGGATATAGTCCTGAAGTGATGGAAGTTGTAGATGGCGGTTTTTCCATTAACTGTGATTTTTCGCCCAATTACTTATATGAGCTGGCCAAAATGGACGGCGCGATTATATTAAGCGAGGATTTGAAGCGGATTCTCTATGCGAATACACAGCTGATTCCTGATTCCTCCATCTCCTCCATCGAGACAGGCATCCGGCACCGGACAGCCGAGCGTGTTGCCAAGCAGACAGGCAAGCTTGTAGTTTCCATCTCCCAGCGGCGGAACATCATCACGCTCTATCAGGGCTCCATCCGGTATGCGCTCAAAGAAATCGGATCGATCCTGGCCAAGGCCAATCAGGCGATTCAAACGCTGGAAAAGTATAGAGCCGTTCTTACACAGAGTCTGACTAATCTTTCGGCTTCGGAGTATGAGGGGATTGTTACTGTAGCTGAGGTAGTCGGAGTGATTCAGCGTGTGGAAATGGTGCTGCGGATTAAGATGGAGATCAAGCGCTATATCAATGAGCTTGGCAATGAAGGGCGTCTAATCAGTATGCAAATGGAAGAACTGGTTGGAAATACAGAGGAAGAAGCATGGCTTCTGTACAGAGACTATGCCAGAGAGGAGCAGGAGGACAAAATCCGCGAAATTATCGCCGGACTCAAGCGTACCAGCGATGATGATCTGATGGACGACAATCATATTGCCCGTTTGCTTGGCTATTCTTCTACGGCGATTTCTTCAGAGGAAGTGGTGACGCCGCGCGGATATCGCCTGCTGAACAAAATTCCGCGGCTGCCGAATGTGATCATCCACAATCTAGTTGAACGGTTTGAAATGCTGCCCAACCTGATGACGGCCAGCATCGCCGAATTGGATGAGGTGGACGGCATCGGAGAAGTGCGTGCCCGCAATATTCAGGACGGACTGAAACGGCTGCAGAAGCAAGTTCTTATTGACAGGCAAATGTAA
- the gltX gene encoding glutamate--tRNA ligase has translation MADQVRVRYAPSPTGHLHIGNARTALFNYLFARNLGGKFIIRIEDTDVKRNIAEGEESQLKYLKWLGMDWDESVDVGGEYGPYRQTERLDLYRVYWQDLLDRGLAYRCYCTEEELEAEREEQAARGETPRYSGKHRNLTGEQQKAYEAEGRIASIRFRVPEDRTYTFDDIVKGSISFNSKEMGDFVIVKKDGIPTYNFAVAVDDHLMEISHVLRGEDHISNTPRQLMIYEALGWEAPLFGHMTLIVGDDHKKLSKRNESIIQFIEQYDQLGYLPEALFNFIALLGWSPEGEEEIFSKEELISIFTANRLSKSPAVFDTNKLAHLNNHYIKHADPKRIAALAIPHLQKAGRLPESLGAEQQAWAESLVALYQEQMTSASNIVELSELFFRSHVELETEAAQILAEGQVPEVLSAFLAKVEATDDFTAGNMAVLIKEVQKETGHKGKALFMPIRVALTGQTHGRDLNATIVLLGRSRVIERLKSQIKGA, from the coding sequence ATGGCAGATCAAGTCCGGGTGCGTTACGCACCAAGCCCTACGGGACATTTACATATCGGAAATGCCAGAACGGCATTGTTCAATTATCTGTTCGCCCGTAATCTGGGCGGCAAATTTATTATCCGGATCGAAGATACGGACGTAAAGCGTAACATAGCTGAGGGAGAAGAAAGCCAGCTCAAATACTTGAAGTGGCTGGGAATGGATTGGGATGAAAGCGTGGATGTCGGCGGCGAATACGGGCCTTACCGCCAGACTGAGCGTTTGGATCTGTACCGCGTATACTGGCAGGATCTGCTTGACCGCGGTCTTGCATACCGCTGCTACTGCACCGAAGAAGAGCTGGAAGCGGAACGTGAAGAGCAGGCTGCGCGCGGCGAGACTCCGCGTTATTCCGGCAAGCACCGGAATCTGACCGGGGAGCAGCAGAAGGCGTATGAAGCGGAAGGACGTATTGCAAGCATCCGTTTCCGTGTGCCGGAGGACCGCACTTATACCTTTGATGATATCGTAAAGGGCAGTATTTCCTTTAATAGCAAAGAAATGGGCGACTTTGTCATTGTGAAGAAGGATGGAATACCAACCTATAATTTCGCTGTGGCAGTGGATGACCATCTGATGGAAATTAGCCATGTCCTGCGCGGAGAAGACCACATCTCCAATACCCCCCGCCAGTTGATGATTTATGAAGCCCTTGGCTGGGAAGCGCCGCTGTTTGGCCATATGACACTGATTGTCGGGGATGACCACAAGAAGCTGAGCAAACGCAACGAATCCATTATTCAGTTCATCGAGCAGTATGATCAGCTCGGCTATTTGCCGGAAGCACTGTTCAACTTCATTGCGCTGCTGGGCTGGTCGCCGGAAGGCGAGGAGGAGATTTTCAGCAAGGAAGAGCTGATTTCCATCTTCACCGCAAACCGTCTCTCCAAGAGTCCGGCTGTATTTGATACGAATAAGCTTGCGCATTTGAACAACCACTATATCAAACATGCCGATCCGAAGCGGATCGCGGCTTTGGCCATTCCCCATCTGCAAAAAGCCGGAAGATTGCCGGAATCGCTGGGTGCGGAACAGCAGGCTTGGGCGGAAAGTCTGGTTGCGCTGTATCAGGAACAAATGACTTCGGCATCGAATATCGTAGAGCTGTCAGAGCTGTTTTTCCGCAGCCATGTAGAGCTTGAAACGGAAGCTGCCCAGATTCTGGCCGAAGGCCAGGTTCCTGAGGTCCTGTCCGCTTTCCTGGCCAAAGTGGAAGCCACTGATGATTTTACTGCCGGCAACATGGCCGTTCTGATCAAGGAAGTACAAAAAGAGACCGGGCATAAGGGCAAAGCGCTGTTTATGCCGATTCGTGTCGCTTTAACCGGACAAACGCATGGCCGTGATTTGAACGCTACCATAGTGCTGCTTGGCCGAAGCCGGGTCATTGAACGCCTGAAATCGCAGATCAAAGGGGCTTAA
- the ispF gene encoding 2-C-methyl-D-erythritol 2,4-cyclodiphosphate synthase, translating into MIAVGQGFDVHQLVEGRPCIIGGVTIPYEKGLLGHSDADVLLHAVSDAILGALGLGDIGRHFPDTDPAFKDADSLKLLEQVWALARKRGYRLGNIDSTIIAQKPKMAPYIPQMTEIIANVLGAETSKVNVKATTTEQLGFTGRGEGIAAQSIVCLLQDVISS; encoded by the coding sequence ATGATTGCTGTAGGACAAGGTTTCGATGTACACCAGTTGGTGGAAGGAAGGCCATGCATTATTGGCGGTGTCACCATTCCCTATGAAAAAGGATTGCTTGGACATTCCGATGCCGATGTGCTGCTGCACGCGGTGAGCGATGCCATTCTGGGCGCGCTGGGGCTTGGCGATATCGGCAGGCATTTTCCCGATACCGACCCGGCCTTTAAGGATGCGGACAGTCTGAAGCTGCTGGAGCAGGTGTGGGCACTTGCCCGTAAGCGCGGCTACAGGCTCGGAAATATCGACTCCACGATTATAGCCCAGAAACCGAAGATGGCACCTTATATCCCGCAAATGACCGAGATTATCGCGAATGTACTGGGTGCCGAGACATCGAAGGTGAACGTAAAAGCAACCACCACTGAACAGCTTGGCTTCACCGGACGAGGAGAAGGAATTGCGGCACAATCTATTGTCTGTCTGCTCCAAGATGTGATATCATCTTGA